The sequence ACATCACGACGGGGCCGTCGTGCGCGACTTGGTGCGCTTCCGCATCGAAGACGGCGGCGTGGCCGACATCTACTATCACTTCTTCAGCCCCGAAGTCCTGCAAGACGTCTGCGAAGAGCTGGGCCTCCCCTGGCGGAGCAACGGCTACCGCTACGTGCTGGGCGATTGACGACCCGTGCGAGACGTGGGTCGCCAGGGAGGGCGTTCACGACTCCCTTCGAACGCGGAGGCGCGCATCGACGGCCTAATGAAGTCTCAAGGATGGTTCGGACTCCACGCAGAGCCAGATCTCGGTGCCCGTCGGCACGGCTTCGGGAATCAGGTCGTGTAGCCGCGCGGAGTAGACCAGCGAGTAGCGGTAGTGCCGAAGCTCCAGCCTGGCTGGGAGTCGCGTCCCGTCGGGTCGTCTCAGCTCGACGCTGACGAGACAAGGGCCTTTGATGTCTTTCAGGGTTGGCGTCGGAAAGGCCAGCGTGCCGCCGATGCGGGCCTTCTTGGTCTCGGAAACGGTCAGGAGTCTTCGTTTCACCTCATCGCGGGATCGGTGTCGCCGCCTGTGATTCGAACTCGGCGGCCAGCCCCGATGAGGGGTTCGCCGGGCTCGAGTGTGGGAGTGCGCAGGGTACACGATCGATCGCCCCGACCTGGCGGTTGCGGCCCGGATGCGGCTTGTTGCCCTGCGACCTCCTACGCAAGAATGCCTCCAGGAGGTCGGGATGCTCTGGCTCGATCACGTGGTACGGATCGTGAGCGACTTCGCGTCGACCGAGGCGTGGTTGCATGAGCACTACGGTCTGGTGGCGACACGTTGGGAAGTCTTCGCCGACTCCGGCGTGGCGAGTCGACTCTTCGTGCTCGGAGGCACCGGAATCGAGCTCATGGGAATCCAGGAGCATGCGAAGGCGGCGCATCACCCTTTCGGTCAGGCGGTGCTGAAGGCCTTGGCCGGAGGAGAGCGCTGGCTGGGGACCGCCATCGGAACGGACGAGCTCGATGTGCACGCAGCCCGTCTAGGTCTCTCGCCGACGCCGATTTCGTCCGTCAGTTCAGAGGGAGTGCTCTCGGAGTTTCGTCTCCTAGGCAATCCGCTCTCGAACCCACCTTCGCTTCCCTTCCTGATCGAGTGGAGCGAGGGCACGGATCCGTGGCCCCAAGCCGAAGCCGCCCGCAACCCGGATTTCTCGGGGGTCGCTTCCGTAGCGCTTTCGGGTGATACGAAAGCCCTCTCCCATCACCTCGGGGAAGACTGCGACTTCCTCGTCGTTTCCGAGGGGGCTCCGCGGATCTCGGCGGTCACGGTGTCCGCGGGTGCGGGCGATGTGCGGATCGAGTAGGCGCGGTCCAGCGAATCCGGCCCACGCGGTCGCATCGGGGCCTGCTTCCGAGGGCTACCGAGTTCGGGCGGGCTTGCAGGCGCCCTCTGGCGCGGGAAGGAGTTTCCGCAACATCTGCGACGAACTCCATCGGGCGAACCCCGGCGATCGTGACGCGAGCTTGTCGAACGTCTCCCTGCGACACCAGGGGCTGATTGGCGATCGGGTGAGGAGCACCAAGGCCGCAACCTCCTCCGGCGAGAGCATCTCAGCGGGCCGTCCGAAGTAGCCTCGAGCCGCACTCTCCACGCCCACGAAGTCGTGGCCGAAGTATCCCCGATGCGCCACTTCTGCGACTCGCTCCGCGGGTGACCAGAACGCTCTGATCCAGAGATGTGCGGTGGTGCCGGCGACGTTGTGAGCTGAGTTCGAGAGCGCGCGCTCGTCTCGGTAGAGGAAGAGTCGCGCCGCGTACCAATCTCGGCCGGCATCCAGATGCCGCTCGAACCCATCGAGAACGATCTCCGGGACGCTGGACGGGTCGGGAGGGCTCGTGTTCGCCGGGAACTGCGCATAACCCCACGTGAGAAAGCCGAGGACGAGGAGAGCGAAGAGCAAGCCGGGGACGAGCGCGATTCCGAGTATCAGCTTTGCCGATCGAGACACTCTGCCGCCTACCGGATCAGGCACTCAGTTGCGGTTGCCACCGCCGGATGCGCGCGCCAGCGCAGCGGTGGCGCCGGATACGAGATCCGAGACGATCGACGCCGCGGGCTCCACGCTGCGGACGTTGGTCACCGACTCGCCCGCATAGAGCGCCATCGCCTCGATGTGGCCCGTGGTTTCCTTGGAGGGGCAGATGACGGACAGGCGCTGGACCGGAAGGGTCTGGTCGCTCAACTGCACCTCCCCGATGATGTCCTCGGACAGCGCCTCTGCCGCAGTGATCGAACTCCGGAGCACGCGGTGCGGTGCGTTGGGCCACATCACCGAGAAGGCTTCGGTGAGACAGGTATCGGCGGCATGCGCGTCGATCAGCGCCTTCACGTAAGAGGGGTGGGCTCCAGACTCTGCTGCAGCAACGAAGCGTGTCCCCACGCGCGCGCCGGCCGCTCCACAGACCAGGACGGCGGCGAGGTCTCGCGCAGTGGCGATGCCGCCCGCGGCAATCACCGGAACCCGAAGGGCTCCCAGGACTTCGGAGAGCAGCGGGAAGAGGCTCGTGCGCCCCCGGACGTGCCCGCCGCCCTCGGTCCCCTGGGCCACCACGAGATCACACCCAGCGCTTTCGGCCGCCACGGCTTCCGCGAGTGATCCCACCTGCCAGCTCACGAGGGCCCCGAAGGCGTGCGCCTGTTCGACGATGTCGGGGTCCGGGTCGCCGTAGAAGAACTCGACGAGCTTCGACTTCTGCGCAGCGACCGCCACGCAGTCGCGATCCAGGAAGGGCATCAGGAAGTTCACGCCGAAGGTGCCCGCGGTCTTCGCTCCCAGCTCCTCCAGCACCTGCTCGAGCGCGCCGGGTGTCATGAAGGGGGCGGGGAGCATGCCAAGGGCCCCTGCATCCGCGACCGCGGACACCAGCTCGGGCGTCGATATGCCGGGCATCGACGCGAGCTGCACAGGCGCCGTTACCCCGAGCAGCCGCGTGAAGGGTGTCTCGATCATCGGGCTCCTCCTCGCGGCTGTCCGACGACACCGGGAACTGCTCGTCCTACCACGCCGTTGGCTCGTGCTCGATGCGCTTGCGGTGCCATGGCGTGCGGGCGGAACGTGGATCGACCACCCCGATCAGTCGGCGGGGAACCCGGACAGTATGCCGAAAGCAGGATTCGAGCCGCGTTGGTTTTCGGCCGATGGTTCATCGCCGAGCCTGCCTATCTATCGGGGGGCTTGAACGGAGTCTGATGGACTCGCCCATCTTCGATCCGGAACAGCTCCTCGGTCTGCATCACGATCACGCTGAGGGGGATGTCGTGAATGAGACTGAGGTAGACGTGGCTCTCGATCGGAGCACCGCTGACGATGTGAGACATGCTCATCATGGCCATGGTTTCGTCGTATCGGGCGGTCATGCACGATTTCGTCATGGGGAAGCGCTCGATGATTCGGGTTCCCAGAGGGTCTACGCGATAGCGGTGGTGCCCGCCGAGCATGATCAAGTTCGGTTCGACGGTGGCCGCCAGCAGGTAGACGAACCAGTCCGAGCCCGGTTCCGAAGACGCGGGGACGACGACCGTGTTGTAGCGGTCGGAGCACGCCCGGAATTCCTGGCTCGATGCCAGTTGGCGAGCACGCCACATGGCGGTTTCTCGCTCGCCGAGTGGCTCCGGGGGATACCTGCGCGTGACACGCGGGTAGGTGTTGCTGAACGGGTCCGTGAACACGTCGACGACCGAGCGAGAGGATCCATCGATGAAACGCGTGACATATTGATCCCCCGTCTGGACGACGATCCAGCCGAGGGCTCCGGTCGAGCGCAGATCAACGGACGCCAACGCCGCGTCGGTGCTTCGGCTGGCCACGATGTCGCGGAGGTAGAGCCGGTAGCCGAGCGCTTCTACGGCGGACAGCGACTCAACGTCCACCGGTTGGGCGACCGTGCGGTACTCGAGCGGTGCGGGGGGAGGGGGCGACGCACAGCCGAGAGCCACGGCTACCACGAGAAGCCAACGCATGCTCTGACCCCCTGTCCGATGCGGGCGCTCGGCCGCCAGGGAAGTTTGACGGCGCGCCGAGCGCAGCTTCGAGTATGCCTGTGAGCCCAGGGTCGCGCATGGCAGAATCTGTCGGCGATGCCTGTCGAGATCGTGGAGATGCGCGCGAGCCAATTGCTCGAGGCCGTCGACGTGTGGGTGCGATCCCGCTGGGACGCTGAACCCTGGCTCGAGGATCGCATGGGCTACTCGGACGAGCAGAACGTCTCCTTCTTTCGAGACGTGATCTGCGAACGCAACCAGGTCTGGGTGGCCCTCGATGAGGAGCGCGTCGTGGGGGTGATCGCCTTCGATGGCGATGAGGTCGACCAGCTGCACATCGCGCCCGGCCGACAGCGAGAGGGCATTGGCACGGCACTGCTCGAGAAGGCGAAAGGCCAGAGCTCGGGCCGCCTCCACCTGTACACACACCAGCGAAACGAGCGGGCACGACGCTTCTACGAGAAGAGCGGGTTCATCGCGGTGAAGTTCGGTGTGAGCCCCGAGCCGGAGCGGGAGCCCGACGTCCACTACGAGTGGCGTGCGAGCGCACCCCGGTAGATCAGAGCGGACTGTCTACCGCCCGCGCTAGCTTCCTCGCGTGCTCGTCACCAAGATCCCCTTCAATGCGCCGGCTTCTCGCGCGCGTTTGGAAGGCTTGCTCTCGAGACTCGGGCTGACGTCTGCCAGTCGCGTGCTCGACGTTGGATGTGGCCGAGGCGAAGCACTCTCGATGCTCGTCGAGTCGGCCGGGTGTCGCGGCTTCGGCGTGGATCCCAAGCCGGACGAGATCGCGCTGGCGCGCGAGCGATCGCGTGCCCTTGACGATCGTATCGAGTGGCACGCCCGGAAGATCGAAGAGGTCGACGTCGGCGGTGGCTTCGACGCGGCGATCTGCATCGGGGCGACGCATGCGTTCGGCCCGCCCGGGGCGGCTCTGGAGAAGACGCTCGAAGCACTACGAGCGTACGTGAAGCCGGGCGGCAGGCTTCTCATTGGCGAGGGGTATTGGAAGCAGGATCCGGCGGAGAGCTACCTGCGTGGCACCGGCTTCAGTCGGTCCGACCTCCGTACCCACGACGAGAATGGCCAGGCAGGCGAGCGACGCGGGTTTCGCCTGGTCCATCAAGAAACGAGCTCACTCGAGGAATGGGATCGCTTCGAGAATGCGTTCCTCGAGACGGCCGAAGCCTGTTTCCAAGGCGATCCGGACAACACGGATGCGCGTCGCGACCGAGAGCACTGGCGCGCATGGAACGCGCGCTACTACGAGGAAGGGCGTTCCACGCTGGGCTTCGGGTTCTACGTGTTCGAATGCCAGGGCCCCGCGGCCTGACCGCTCGCTAGGACGCGGGCCGCGAAGGCCATCGCACCGTCAGTACGAGGGACTCCTCGACCGACCGGAACGAGTGGGCAATGTCGGGCCCGAAGAAGACGAAGTCGCCTTCGCTTCGCAAGGGGACCTCCTCGTCGGGAAACCGCAGCACGAAGTGGCCGCGAATCAGGATGTTGAGGGTGCTGACGCCCGTGGGAGGTGCCCACGCATCGCGCACCTCGCCCTCGGCGTGCGTATACCACTTCACCTCTACGTCCCCGGTCCGCAGTGGGTTGTTCTCGCCGGGCATGAAATGCCCGAGGAGCCAGCCCCGGGTGTCTCGCGCCGCCAGGGCAGCGTTTCCGTGGATCGGAGAGGTCGCGTTCGGTTTCACTTGGTCTCTGTGGTCACGAGGACGGTCGGATCAGTGTCGCCTTGCACGCCCTAGTCACCGGTCGGCGCAGAGCCGGGCTGAAGCGAGTCGATATACCTCGCGAAGTCTTCCCTGAAGAGGTGCCGATTCTGTTCCCACCATCGAGCGAATCCGGGCGGCGAGACGCTCGCCTGGATCGTCCGAGAGTGGGCTTCCCAGCTCTCGGGATCGAGCATGCTCTGCTGCGACTGGTAGAAGTAGTCTTCGTAGCCCTTGAGGTTTGCACGCATCCACACGTCGAACTGGAACCTTCGCGCTCCAGAAAGCGAGTCCGGATCGACCAGGCCCGCCACGAAGCGATCGGCGAGTTCGTCGTTCTGCGCGAGAACCAAGAGCCGTTCGATGGACGCATGGTGAAGAGAGTGGAAGGTATTCGCTTCGAGCGATCGGGTGTTCTGACGGATCTGAGCCGCGAGATAGATCAGGGAAGCGACAACACCGATCGCTCCAATCGACTCGGCCAGCGCGCCGACTGCATCCCAGTTCACGTCGGAGGATCCTCCAGCCGCCGCCTTGCGGATCAGGCGTCCAGCCACCGGGCGGCTCGCCGCCGCGGGCTTTCCATACATGCTCAGTATGCAAGAGCGAGAAACGCACAGTGTTCCTTGTCCGTCAGCTGCACGATTCGACAAAAAACTAGCCCAGGGGCGGGCGCCGACGCGGGGCGTCAGTCGATCAGCTTCCCCGTGCGCGTGTACTGCTCACGTTCGTCCGGGGACGTGTTGAAGAAGATGCGATTTCCATCGGGGTCCGCGACCTCTGCGAACCAAGAGCCGTCCGGATGGACCTGGGCCGGCTTGATCAGCGCAAGCCCGC comes from Myxococcota bacterium and encodes:
- a CDS encoding VOC family protein, encoding MLWLDHVVRIVSDFASTEAWLHEHYGLVATRWEVFADSGVASRLFVLGGTGIELMGIQEHAKAAHHPFGQAVLKALAGGERWLGTAIGTDELDVHAARLGLSPTPISSVSSEGVLSEFRLLGNPLSNPPSLPFLIEWSEGTDPWPQAEAARNPDFSGVASVALSGDTKALSHHLGEDCDFLVVSEGAPRISAVTVSAGAGDVRIE
- a CDS encoding transglycosylase domain-containing protein encodes the protein MSRSAKLILGIALVPGLLFALLVLGFLTWGYAQFPANTSPPDPSSVPEIVLDGFERHLDAGRDWYAARLFLYRDERALSNSAHNVAGTTAHLWIRAFWSPAERVAEVAHRGYFGHDFVGVESAARGYFGRPAEMLSPEEVAALVLLTRSPISPWCRRETFDKLASRSPGFARWSSSQMLRKLLPAPEGACKPARTR
- a CDS encoding nitronate monooxygenase, yielding MIETPFTRLLGVTAPVQLASMPGISTPELVSAVADAGALGMLPAPFMTPGALEQVLEELGAKTAGTFGVNFLMPFLDRDCVAVAAQKSKLVEFFYGDPDPDIVEQAHAFGALVSWQVGSLAEAVAAESAGCDLVVAQGTEGGGHVRGRTSLFPLLSEVLGALRVPVIAAGGIATARDLAAVLVCGAAGARVGTRFVAAAESGAHPSYVKALIDAHAADTCLTEAFSVMWPNAPHRVLRSSITAAEALSEDIIGEVQLSDQTLPVQRLSVICPSKETTGHIEAMALYAGESVTNVRSVEPAASIVSDLVSGATAALARASGGGNRN
- a CDS encoding GNAT family N-acetyltransferase — protein: MPVEIVEMRASQLLEAVDVWVRSRWDAEPWLEDRMGYSDEQNVSFFRDVICERNQVWVALDEERVVGVIAFDGDEVDQLHIAPGRQREGIGTALLEKAKGQSSGRLHLYTHQRNERARRFYEKSGFIAVKFGVSPEPEREPDVHYEWRASAPR
- a CDS encoding class I SAM-dependent methyltransferase, coding for MLVTKIPFNAPASRARLEGLLSRLGLTSASRVLDVGCGRGEALSMLVESAGCRGFGVDPKPDEIALARERSRALDDRIEWHARKIEEVDVGGGFDAAICIGATHAFGPPGAALEKTLEALRAYVKPGGRLLIGEGYWKQDPAESYLRGTGFSRSDLRTHDENGQAGERRGFRLVHQETSSLEEWDRFENAFLETAEACFQGDPDNTDARRDREHWRAWNARYYEEGRSTLGFGFYVFECQGPAA
- a CDS encoding signal peptidase I; translated protein: MKPNATSPIHGNAALAARDTRGWLLGHFMPGENNPLRTGDVEVKWYTHAEGEVRDAWAPPTGVSTLNILIRGHFVLRFPDEEVPLRSEGDFVFFGPDIAHSFRSVEESLVLTVRWPSRPAS